In Oceanobacillus sp. FSL K6-2867, one DNA window encodes the following:
- the cobA gene encoding uroporphyrinogen-III C-methyltransferase: MENKKGFVSFVGAGPGDIELITTKGLECLKQADVILYDRLANPRLLRFAKQSCAFIYCGKLPNRHIMRQENINQSLVQFAKQGKYVVRLKGGDPSVFGRVGEEAEELVVSDIPYEIVPGITSSIAAAAYAGIPVTHRRYSNSFTLRTGHACVNNEQMNEDKNHTGDTIAYYMGMKKLVENCDDLINQGKPLDTKVAIIQWGTLGKQKVVKGTLETIKDIIEKENIGNPAMMIVGDVVALSESLAWFEKKRFSGKRVIIAKATASTFGLERYFAELGAEAYSFPLFKKQSNQFTQNELEAIMNAEKLIFAAPESVELLFYELAKANFDIRDLPRNIEYQTEKAKQALAAKGIMAAKAQGSNEGAIIIGPEGYKNKEAKVYYSHEWLVDSRFDAINKRLLMEDKWETVIFPNKAAVKCYVEELEKLDIHHLDAIQFAYIGETVKEYAFGLGFNTVDESIQTELERMEWNGGVEND; encoded by the coding sequence ATGGAAAATAAAAAAGGTTTTGTCTCATTTGTCGGTGCAGGTCCTGGAGATATCGAATTAATTACAACAAAAGGCTTGGAATGCTTAAAACAGGCAGATGTCATTTTATACGATCGTCTTGCTAATCCAAGGTTATTACGTTTTGCAAAACAATCTTGTGCATTTATCTATTGCGGGAAGCTGCCGAATCGACATATCATGCGACAAGAGAATATCAATCAATCACTCGTTCAGTTTGCAAAACAAGGAAAATACGTTGTTCGTTTAAAAGGTGGAGACCCTTCCGTATTCGGAAGGGTCGGTGAAGAAGCAGAGGAGCTTGTTGTATCTGATATACCTTATGAAATTGTCCCAGGAATCACCTCTAGTATTGCAGCGGCTGCTTATGCGGGAATTCCTGTTACACATCGTCGTTACAGCAATAGTTTTACACTTAGAACCGGTCATGCTTGTGTAAATAATGAACAAATGAATGAGGACAAAAATCATACAGGCGATACAATCGCTTACTACATGGGAATGAAGAAACTGGTTGAGAATTGCGATGATCTGATTAACCAAGGAAAACCGCTTGATACAAAAGTAGCTATTATTCAATGGGGAACTTTAGGAAAACAAAAAGTGGTAAAAGGAACGCTAGAAACGATTAAAGACATTATTGAGAAAGAGAATATTGGAAATCCCGCTATGATGATTGTTGGTGACGTCGTTGCGCTTAGCGAATCACTTGCTTGGTTTGAAAAGAAAAGATTTAGCGGAAAAAGAGTGATCATTGCAAAAGCAACGGCAAGTACGTTTGGTCTGGAACGTTATTTTGCAGAGCTGGGAGCAGAAGCATATTCATTTCCACTCTTTAAGAAGCAAAGCAACCAATTTACCCAAAATGAATTAGAAGCAATAATGAATGCGGAAAAACTAATCTTCGCCGCTCCAGAAAGTGTGGAACTGCTGTTTTACGAATTAGCAAAGGCGAATTTTGATATTCGCGACTTGCCTCGTAACATTGAGTACCAAACAGAGAAGGCAAAACAAGCATTAGCTGCGAAAGGAATTATGGCGGCAAAAGCACAGGGAAGTAATGAGGGTGCAATCATAATTGGCCCCGAAGGTTATAAAAATAAGGAAGCGAAGGTATATTATTCTCATGAGTGGCTTGTCGATTCACGTTTTGATGCAATTAATAAGCGACTGCTGATGGAAGACAAATGGGAGACCGTTATTTTTCCAAATAAAGCTGCTGTGAAGTGCTATGTAGAAGAATTAGAGAAGCTTGATATTCACCACCTTGATGCTATTCAATTTGCCTATATTGGAGAAACCGTAAAGGAATATGCTTTTGGATTAGGTTTTAATACAGTTGATGAATCAATCCAGACTGAATTGGAGCGGATGGAATGGAATGGAGGTGTGGAGAATGATTGA
- the nirD gene encoding nitrite reductase small subunit NirD codes for MMKTKEIVKIMKLESLPKQIGKEVHVGGESIALFHLSNGDVRAIGSRCPHTNGPLAEGIVSGEFVFCPLQNWKVSLITGEVQKPDDGTVPTYETKIIDGYVYIAV; via the coding sequence CTGATGAAAACAAAAGAAATAGTTAAAATCATGAAACTTGAAAGTCTGCCGAAACAAATAGGAAAAGAAGTTCATGTAGGCGGGGAATCCATTGCTCTGTTTCATTTGAGCAATGGGGATGTCCGGGCAATAGGGAGCAGATGCCCGCATACAAACGGACCTTTAGCAGAAGGAATCGTTTCCGGAGAGTTTGTATTTTGTCCCCTACAAAACTGGAAAGTCTCACTCATCACAGGTGAGGTTCAAAAACCGGATGATGGTACTGTACCAACGTATGAAACAAAAATCATTGATGGCTATGTATATATAGCGGTGTAG
- the nirB gene encoding nitrite reductase large subunit NirB has translation MKRKLVMIGNGMAGVRSIEEILKRNREAFNITIVGDEPHPNYNRIMLSHVLQGKTGINEININGWKWYEDNNITLFTGEKVTEIVHEEKEIKTDLGRTISYDELIIATGSSAFILPVNGSQLEGVIGFRTVQDTEFMIETASRFKKAVVIGGGLLGLEAARGLMDRGMEVEVVHLMPSLMEQQLDAPAAKMLKKDLEAQGMKFLMEKQTTEIYGNERVEGIKFSDGTSVECDLVVMAVGIRPNIQLAKHAGLDVNRGIIVDDHMQTSIPSIYAVGECAEHNGITYGLVAPLYEQGTALAEYLTGAKTTGYQGSILSTQLKVAGCDLFSGGKIAEDDETDAIIVHDQFAGVYKKVLVANNKVVGVVLYGDASDGTRLFTMLKKETDISEFTSAAVLQKAGEDAVDEMIADMSADETVCGCNGVTKGTIVQAILEQDLKSFEEVKTCTKAGASCGKCRGVVEGILSHTLGDSFDPAAEKTGMCACTSLTRDEVVAEIKEKGLQSPKEVRNVLKFTNEEGCPACRPALNYYMRMVWPEEYEDDKASRFVNERMDGNIQNNGTFSVVPRMYGGTTTGDELIRLGEVANKYDVPLVKITGASRVGLYGVKKEDVPHVWEDLGMRSGYAYSKSLRNVKSCVGSRFCRFGTQDSLGLGIRLEKEIEMVDTPHKMKMGVSGCPRNCAEVLTKDFGVVCVENGYQLYFGGNGGTEVRECDSFITVKTEDEVIKIAKAYTQYYRETGIYNERTAPWVERIGAENIKLILSNENRNAELVERFNQAKNTYEEAWSSTLLNMKKKEMFEIVKI, from the coding sequence ATGAAACGCAAGTTAGTGATGATTGGAAATGGAATGGCTGGAGTTAGGAGTATAGAAGAAATTTTAAAAAGGAATCGTGAAGCGTTTAATATAACAATTGTTGGTGATGAACCTCACCCTAATTACAATAGAATTATGCTATCACATGTTTTACAAGGGAAAACCGGGATTAATGAAATAAATATTAATGGCTGGAAATGGTATGAGGATAACAATATTACATTATTTACAGGTGAAAAGGTAACCGAGATTGTCCATGAAGAAAAAGAAATTAAAACAGATCTAGGCAGAACAATTTCTTATGATGAATTAATTATAGCAACAGGTTCCAGTGCTTTTATTTTACCTGTTAATGGGAGTCAGCTTGAAGGGGTAATAGGTTTTAGGACTGTTCAAGATACGGAATTTATGATCGAGACAGCAAGTCGTTTTAAAAAAGCGGTTGTGATTGGTGGTGGACTTCTCGGCTTAGAAGCAGCGAGGGGATTAATGGACCGTGGGATGGAAGTGGAAGTCGTACACTTAATGCCAAGTCTAATGGAACAACAATTAGATGCACCAGCAGCAAAAATGTTGAAAAAAGACTTAGAAGCCCAGGGCATGAAATTTTTAATGGAAAAGCAAACAACTGAAATATATGGAAATGAGCGAGTGGAAGGGATTAAATTTTCAGATGGTACTTCCGTTGAATGTGACCTTGTCGTGATGGCGGTAGGAATACGACCGAATATACAATTAGCAAAGCATGCAGGTTTAGATGTAAATAGAGGTATCATTGTGGATGACCATATGCAAACGTCAATTCCTTCTATTTATGCAGTCGGAGAGTGTGCGGAACATAATGGCATTACCTATGGCTTGGTTGCACCGCTTTATGAGCAAGGAACAGCGCTTGCTGAATATCTAACAGGAGCAAAAACAACTGGCTATCAAGGGAGTATCTTATCAACACAATTAAAAGTTGCTGGCTGTGATTTATTCTCAGGTGGGAAAATTGCTGAAGATGATGAAACAGACGCTATTATCGTGCATGATCAGTTTGCCGGCGTTTATAAAAAAGTGCTAGTAGCAAATAACAAGGTTGTTGGTGTTGTCCTTTATGGAGATGCATCAGATGGAACAAGATTATTTACAATGCTGAAGAAAGAAACAGATATAAGTGAGTTTACAAGTGCTGCTGTTCTCCAAAAGGCGGGAGAAGATGCTGTCGATGAAATGATTGCAGATATGAGCGCAGACGAAACAGTCTGTGGCTGTAACGGTGTAACGAAAGGCACAATTGTCCAAGCAATTTTAGAGCAGGATTTGAAGTCATTTGAAGAAGTGAAAACTTGTACAAAGGCTGGTGCGTCTTGTGGAAAATGTCGAGGCGTTGTTGAAGGGATTCTCTCTCATACACTAGGGGACAGCTTTGATCCGGCAGCAGAGAAAACAGGCATGTGTGCATGTACGTCACTGACACGTGATGAAGTAGTTGCAGAAATTAAAGAAAAAGGATTGCAATCACCGAAAGAAGTTCGTAATGTGCTCAAGTTTACGAATGAAGAAGGCTGTCCCGCTTGCCGACCAGCACTCAATTACTATATGAGAATGGTTTGGCCAGAGGAATATGAGGATGATAAAGCTTCCCGGTTTGTAAATGAACGGATGGATGGAAATATCCAAAATAACGGTACTTTTTCTGTTGTACCTCGGATGTATGGCGGTACAACAACAGGTGATGAATTAATTCGACTTGGAGAGGTTGCCAATAAATATGACGTGCCATTAGTAAAAATTACAGGTGCAAGCCGAGTCGGGTTATATGGAGTAAAAAAGGAAGATGTTCCACATGTATGGGAAGATCTAGGTATGCGTTCAGGATATGCCTATTCAAAGTCATTACGGAATGTGAAATCCTGTGTAGGGTCACGATTCTGTCGCTTTGGTACACAGGATTCCCTGGGGTTAGGAATCAGGCTGGAGAAAGAGATAGAAATGGTAGATACGCCACATAAGATGAAAATGGGTGTGTCAGGATGTCCTCGTAACTGTGCAGAGGTATTAACGAAAGACTTTGGAGTTGTCTGTGTTGAAAATGGCTACCAGCTCTATTTCGGAGGTAATGGTGGTACAGAAGTACGGGAATGTGATTCCTTTATAACAGTAAAAACAGAAGATGAAGTTATTAAAATAGCAAAGGCATATACGCAATATTACCGTGAAACAGGTATTTATAATGAAAGAACAGCTCCATGGGTAGAGAGAATTGGAGCGGAAAATATCAAGCTTATTCTATCAAACGAAAACCGGAATGCTGAATTGGTTGAACGATTCAACCAGGCAAAAAATACGTACGAAGAAGCTTGGTCAAGCACACTTCTTAACATGAAGAAAAAAGAGATGTTTGAAATTGTGAAAATATGA
- a CDS encoding sirohydrochlorin chelatase, giving the protein MIDAVVYIGHGSRRDEGNEQFITFIESVKTDVPLPNQEIAFLELANPTIAETIEMLIEKGAERFLIVPVLLFSAVHHKQDIPEALQAIRSKHEHISFLITDPFGVHSNMIKLVVKRIEAEINEKDAAVLLVGRGSSDTNPIMGLQQIGRAVEQRLDKPVYEAFLTAAVPSFDTVIAKLQNQYEKVYVMPYLLFTGLLLKRIEQTIGPSQDYFHLCKNLEFDVLMKQTLIERIEEAFHGAVVSNDDETAWQESCHSWWRSNSSA; this is encoded by the coding sequence ATGATTGATGCTGTTGTGTATATTGGACACGGCAGCCGACGTGATGAAGGGAACGAGCAATTTATAACATTTATTGAATCGGTTAAGACGGATGTTCCCTTACCGAATCAAGAAATAGCATTCTTGGAATTAGCGAATCCAACCATTGCTGAAACAATTGAAATGTTAATTGAAAAGGGTGCCGAACGATTTCTTATCGTTCCTGTTCTTCTATTTTCAGCTGTCCATCACAAACAGGATATTCCAGAAGCATTGCAAGCAATTCGTTCTAAGCACGAGCACATATCTTTTCTAATAACAGATCCATTTGGTGTTCATTCGAATATGATTAAGCTTGTAGTTAAACGGATTGAAGCTGAAATAAATGAAAAGGACGCAGCAGTTTTGCTTGTAGGTAGAGGTAGCAGTGACACTAACCCGATTATGGGATTACAGCAAATCGGTCGAGCTGTTGAACAAAGACTGGATAAACCAGTATACGAAGCTTTTCTGACAGCTGCTGTTCCAAGCTTCGATACAGTGATAGCAAAGCTGCAAAATCAATATGAGAAAGTCTATGTCATGCCCTATTTATTATTTACGGGATTATTGCTGAAGCGGATAGAACAGACTATCGGCCCATCTCAAGACTATTTTCATCTATGTAAAAATCTGGAGTTCGATGTGTTGATGAAGCAAACATTAATCGAGCGAATCGAGGAGGCATTTCATGGAGCAGTTGTATCCAATGATGATGAAACTGCATGGCAAGAAAGTTGTCATAGTTGGTGGAGGTCAAATAGCTCTGCGTAA